The following proteins are co-located in the Billgrantia tianxiuensis genome:
- a CDS encoding AAA domain-containing protein yields the protein MDALQRITRYFRQSLIDTERLCPADKDVLPFTNPDRPAEPEDAFVALPRETWALGEISPSLAERIVARHQRKVGKMLNEVELTLLPRVDLIRAEGGARDNRKRNVLLPLVVFVRLHRDGSLRPADKAPWVPREWLSPNQGAATPIADLVAVDAFMTQFPFAGVDTWQALVAYCTRLLCWLAGVDQAMLDDDQTETSLFDIDIHDDYACTSLSLLQVENPPVVGAKQKMLTVLDSLAELDSPPALYRRYVNATSPALMANQERGSDTTLASRHLAQMTGEFPLSPKQRNALHHVLLQGEGEILAVNGPPGTGKTTLLRSVVANLWTQAALAESEPPLIVASSNNNQAVTNILESFARIDEAGLDSRLAGRWLPEVDSYGLYCCSSGKANDKNAYRYLGPRGEGPMSQWQSREFVETAREHFLTLAGAWQGKPAHDVEAVKQVLHQAMQCCQRRIAEGIERRERWQAVDSQVAETHGDIEALCNAIEVLIQRQAEEEARIATWREWLDELYALWEARSLWIRLGSLMPFIGSRLRREEQRKTARRLNRWELTVEDHSDEAVESWFRERIEAHRASLAKCLQTLADYQALETRYRETLNALESWIDQHRPDKLFATSPVSQVEEINDRVWRFQAFKLATHYWEARWLLEMDDFLRRNDSDKKSPYKAIRKLRRFAKLTPCFVSTFYMTPSTFMAGEYQDDVWQDIPLFGEIDLLIVDEAGQALPDVSAASFALAKRALVVGDTDQIEPVWSLPASVDRANLHLYGLFEDEAHYAEFWLESGLLASNGNLMRIAQRQCLYHQFPQLQRGLYLTEHRRCFDDIVAYCNALVYQGVLEPLRGQPQETVPWGMLTLVPSTTPSQSYGGSRGNPGQARQIAEWLSVERQTLLDYARRQDDKLLMCKDAEVLQKTVGIITPFSKQATLIRHELKHFGLEGLTVGTVHSLQGDERRLVLFSSVYGLNDCAVGKFYDRGHNMLNVAVSRAKDAFVVFGHPEVFGKDSAGSPSGLLRRRLISGEAMVS from the coding sequence ATGGATGCCTTGCAACGTATTACCCGCTACTTCCGACAGTCGCTGATCGATACGGAACGTCTGTGTCCAGCCGACAAGGATGTGCTGCCTTTCACCAATCCGGACCGGCCGGCCGAGCCGGAGGATGCCTTTGTCGCCTTGCCGCGTGAAACCTGGGCACTGGGCGAGATTTCGCCGTCTCTGGCGGAACGAATCGTGGCGAGGCATCAGCGAAAAGTTGGCAAGATGCTCAACGAAGTCGAGCTGACGCTGTTGCCGCGCGTTGATTTAATCCGTGCGGAGGGGGGCGCAAGGGATAATCGTAAGCGTAACGTCTTGCTTCCCCTGGTGGTCTTCGTGCGCCTGCATCGTGACGGCAGCCTTCGGCCGGCGGATAAGGCGCCTTGGGTTCCTCGCGAATGGCTGAGCCCGAATCAGGGAGCGGCGACGCCCATCGCCGATCTGGTCGCCGTCGATGCGTTCATGACTCAGTTTCCATTTGCGGGCGTTGATACGTGGCAGGCGTTGGTCGCTTATTGCACGCGGCTGCTGTGCTGGCTGGCAGGCGTCGATCAAGCAATGCTGGATGATGACCAGACGGAAACATCGCTATTCGACATTGATATTCACGATGACTATGCCTGCACCAGCCTCAGCCTCCTGCAGGTGGAAAACCCGCCTGTGGTTGGGGCAAAGCAAAAAATGCTGACGGTACTGGATTCACTGGCAGAGCTGGATTCGCCACCCGCGCTTTACAGGCGCTACGTGAATGCGACGTCGCCAGCCCTGATGGCCAACCAGGAACGAGGAAGCGACACCACGCTGGCATCGCGTCACTTGGCCCAGATGACTGGGGAGTTTCCGCTCTCGCCCAAGCAGCGCAACGCCTTGCACCATGTGCTGCTGCAGGGTGAGGGAGAGATACTGGCCGTCAATGGGCCTCCTGGCACTGGCAAGACCACACTGTTGCGTTCGGTGGTCGCCAACCTGTGGACGCAGGCGGCGCTCGCAGAATCCGAGCCACCCTTGATCGTGGCGTCCTCAAACAATAATCAGGCCGTCACCAACATTCTGGAGAGTTTCGCCCGGATCGATGAGGCTGGCCTCGATAGTCGGCTGGCGGGCCGCTGGCTGCCGGAGGTCGATAGTTACGGCCTCTACTGTTGTTCGAGCGGCAAGGCTAATGACAAGAATGCCTATCGCTATCTGGGGCCGCGGGGTGAAGGCCCCATGTCGCAGTGGCAGAGCCGTGAGTTCGTCGAGACGGCGCGTGAACACTTCCTGACCCTGGCCGGTGCGTGGCAGGGCAAGCCCGCCCATGATGTCGAGGCGGTCAAGCAGGTGCTGCACCAGGCGATGCAGTGCTGTCAGCGCCGAATCGCCGAGGGCATAGAACGCCGTGAGCGATGGCAGGCCGTCGACAGTCAAGTCGCCGAGACGCATGGGGATATCGAGGCGCTGTGTAACGCCATTGAGGTGCTCATCCAGCGGCAGGCGGAGGAAGAAGCCCGAATCGCAACCTGGCGGGAATGGCTTGATGAACTTTATGCCCTATGGGAGGCGCGCTCGCTCTGGATACGCCTGGGCTCGCTGATGCCTTTTATCGGCTCGAGATTGCGCCGAGAAGAACAGCGTAAGACGGCAAGACGGCTCAATCGCTGGGAACTTACCGTCGAAGATCATAGCGACGAGGCCGTTGAGTCCTGGTTTCGCGAGCGCATCGAGGCACATCGGGCATCGCTGGCGAAATGCTTGCAAACGCTGGCCGATTACCAAGCTTTGGAGACCCGATACCGCGAAACCCTGAATGCCTTGGAGAGCTGGATCGACCAGCACCGTCCCGACAAGTTGTTCGCTACATCGCCCGTGTCGCAGGTCGAGGAGATCAATGACCGGGTATGGCGCTTCCAAGCCTTCAAGCTGGCGACTCACTACTGGGAAGCGAGATGGCTGCTGGAAATGGACGACTTCTTGCGTCGCAATGACAGCGACAAGAAGTCTCCCTATAAAGCGATACGCAAGTTGCGGCGCTTCGCCAAGCTGACACCCTGTTTCGTTTCGACGTTCTATATGACGCCGTCGACCTTTATGGCAGGGGAATATCAAGATGACGTTTGGCAGGACATTCCCTTGTTTGGTGAGATCGATCTACTGATCGTCGACGAGGCAGGGCAGGCGCTGCCCGATGTGTCGGCGGCGAGTTTTGCCTTGGCCAAGCGGGCGCTGGTGGTGGGCGATACCGATCAGATCGAGCCGGTGTGGAGTCTGCCCGCCAGCGTGGACCGCGCTAATCTGCACCTTTATGGCCTGTTCGAGGATGAAGCGCATTACGCCGAGTTCTGGCTCGAAAGCGGCCTACTTGCCAGCAATGGCAACCTAATGCGAATCGCGCAGCGCCAGTGCCTCTACCACCAGTTTCCCCAGCTACAGCGCGGGCTGTATCTCACAGAGCACCGACGCTGCTTCGACGACATCGTCGCTTACTGCAATGCGCTCGTTTACCAAGGCGTGCTTGAGCCGTTACGTGGTCAACCCCAAGAAACAGTGCCTTGGGGCATGCTGACACTGGTGCCGAGCACAACGCCATCGCAGTCCTACGGAGGAAGTCGGGGCAATCCGGGTCAGGCGCGGCAGATCGCGGAGTGGCTGAGTGTCGAGCGCCAGACTCTTCTCGATTATGCACGCCGCCAGGACGACAAGTTGCTGATGTGCAAGGATGCCGAGGTGCTGCAGAAAACCGTTGGTATCATTACGCCTTTCAGCAAGCAAGCTACGCTGATCCGCCATGAACTCAAACATTTTGGGCTTGAAGGGCTCACAGTGGGGACGGTGCATAGCTTGCAGGGCGACGAGCGTCGACTGGTGTTGTTCTCCAGCGTCTACGGGCTCAATGACTGTGCCGTCGGCAAGTTCTACGATCGTGGCCATAACATGCTCAACGTAGCGGTTTCCCGTGCCAAGGACGCCTTCGTCGTCTTCGGCCATCCCGAGGTCTTTGGCAAGGACAGCGCCGGGTCGCCATCCGGCTTATTGCGGCGTCGGTTGATTAGTGGTGAAGCCATGGTCTCGTAA
- a CDS encoding helix-turn-helix transcriptional regulator → MTHYDFTLKFAIPDVLDMEALETRLFEAGCDDALVGLGQKGRLALEFSREAATAHEAITSAMADVKRAIPEARLIEAGPDLVGVTDIAELFAFSRQNMRKLLQSHLATFPLPLHEGRAALWHLAEVLEWFHIHQHKTVDETLREVARVSMQANVACETRRLPAEEIQRFEALAS, encoded by the coding sequence ATGACTCACTATGATTTTACTCTGAAGTTCGCCATTCCTGACGTGCTCGATATGGAGGCGTTGGAAACCCGTCTCTTTGAGGCGGGCTGTGACGATGCGCTGGTCGGGCTGGGGCAGAAAGGCCGTCTGGCTCTGGAGTTTTCACGTGAAGCGGCCACGGCCCATGAGGCGATCACCAGCGCCATGGCGGATGTGAAGCGTGCCATACCAGAGGCGCGTCTGATCGAAGCCGGCCCCGACCTGGTAGGAGTGACGGATATCGCGGAGCTGTTCGCGTTTAGCCGCCAGAATATGCGCAAGCTGCTGCAGTCTCACCTGGCGACCTTTCCGTTGCCATTGCATGAGGGGCGCGCCGCACTGTGGCACCTGGCCGAGGTGCTGGAGTGGTTCCATATCCACCAGCACAAGACTGTCGATGAGACCCTGCGCGAGGTGGCCCGGGTCAGTATGCAGGCCAACGTCGCTTGCGAGACCCGTCGTTTGCCTGCGGAGGAGATTCAGCGCTTCGAGGCGCTGGCCTCGTGA
- a CDS encoding TetR/AcrR family transcriptional regulator, giving the protein MTTSTTETNDVRESILANGQRIMAGKGFSAVGINEILTASGVPKGSFYHYFGSKDAFGEALLESYFEDYLADLDATLSAPGLNMAQRLMGYWQNWQETQSSLDCQGKCLTVKLGAEVADLSETMRLALKRGTAGIIDRLARAIEAGVAEGSLSVDDTPDAAAQSLYHLWLGASVMVKVVRNDQPFEMAMRATRQILHLPR; this is encoded by the coding sequence ATGACCACTTCCACTACCGAAACCAACGATGTCCGCGAGAGCATTCTTGCCAATGGCCAGCGAATCATGGCCGGCAAGGGGTTTTCCGCTGTTGGTATCAACGAAATCCTGACCGCCTCAGGTGTCCCGAAGGGATCGTTCTATCACTACTTCGGCTCGAAGGATGCCTTCGGGGAAGCTCTGCTCGAAAGTTACTTTGAGGACTATCTGGCCGACTTGGATGCCACGTTGAGCGCGCCGGGCCTGAATATGGCCCAGCGGCTGATGGGCTACTGGCAAAACTGGCAGGAGACGCAGTCCTCCCTGGACTGTCAGGGCAAGTGTCTGACGGTGAAGCTGGGCGCGGAAGTTGCCGACCTGTCGGAAACCATGCGCCTGGCGCTCAAGCGTGGAACGGCCGGTATCATCGATCGCCTGGCACGTGCTATCGAAGCTGGCGTGGCGGAAGGCTCGTTGTCCGTCGATGACACGCCTGATGCCGCGGCACAGAGCCTTTACCATTTGTGGCTAGGGGCTAGCGTGATGGTGAAAGTCGTCCGCAATGACCAGCCTTTCGAGATGGCCATGCGCGCCACTCGGCAGATACTGCATCTTCCCCGCTGA
- a CDS encoding type 1 glutamine amidotransferase domain-containing protein, whose protein sequence is MKVLMVLTSHDQLGNTGRKTGFWLEELAAPYYVFKDAGAEIVLASPKGGQPPLDPKSNEPDFQTDDTRRFEADAQAMAQLAATVRLDSVNQADFDTVFYPGGHGPLWDLAEDKHSIALIESFLAARKPVALVCHAPGVLRHVKQPDGRPLVEGKKVTGFTNTEEAAVELTEVVPFLVEDELKAKGGNFSRGDDWAAYVVSDDLLITGQNPASSTPAAERPLEQLGASKTS, encoded by the coding sequence ATGAAAGTTCTGATGGTTCTGACCTCGCACGACCAGCTCGGCAACACCGGCCGCAAGACCGGCTTCTGGCTCGAGGAGTTGGCCGCTCCTTACTACGTCTTCAAGGATGCCGGTGCCGAGATCGTATTGGCTTCGCCCAAGGGAGGCCAACCGCCGCTCGATCCCAAGAGCAACGAGCCGGATTTCCAGACCGACGACACCCGCCGCTTCGAAGCCGACGCGCAGGCAATGGCGCAGCTGGCGGCGACCGTGCGCCTGGATAGCGTGAATCAAGCCGACTTCGATACGGTGTTCTATCCGGGCGGCCACGGCCCGCTCTGGGATCTGGCCGAGGACAAGCACTCGATCGCGCTGATCGAATCCTTCCTCGCCGCGCGCAAGCCGGTGGCGCTGGTCTGCCATGCGCCGGGCGTATTGCGTCACGTCAAGCAGCCCGATGGCCGCCCGCTGGTGGAAGGCAAGAAAGTCACCGGCTTCACCAACACCGAAGAAGCGGCTGTCGAACTCACCGAGGTGGTGCCGTTCCTGGTCGAAGACGAACTCAAGGCCAAGGGCGGCAATTTCTCTCGTGGCGATGACTGGGCGGCGTATGTGGTCAGCGACGATCTGCTGATTACCGGCCAGAACCCGGCGTCTTCGACCCCGGCTGCGGAACGGCCGCTCGAGCAGTTGGGAGCGAGCAAAACGTCTTGA
- a CDS encoding AraC family transcriptional regulator: MDALKQAVRAYTRRHANSRGMALTPVPGLRMMCLEAPTGDLHTVYKPLVCLVLQGAKRLIVGKEERVLSAGQSAMVSADMPVIGRVVQASRSEPYLAIAVELDMAILRELTAHLGSPRPQRSSEMPTLFAVDTEAALLDCASRLMQLLDRPEAAPLLSPGIMRELHYWLLSGPHSTVLRTLADPDSHAGRLAAAIAILRAEYRSRMSVGRLAAEAGMSLTSFHKHFKHMTTLTPGQYHKRLRLVEARRLMLDEGFSASNAAFEVGYESVSQFTREYGRLFQAPPKRDALRLRGKTSILIEEDAKARHPMSRPSRASGANQA; encoded by the coding sequence ATGGATGCGCTCAAACAGGCCGTTCGGGCTTATACCCGCCGCCACGCCAACAGCAGAGGCATGGCGTTAACCCCGGTGCCGGGCTTACGCATGATGTGTCTCGAAGCGCCCACCGGCGACCTGCACACGGTTTACAAGCCGCTGGTATGCCTGGTGCTGCAGGGCGCGAAGCGCTTGATCGTGGGAAAGGAGGAGCGTGTTCTCTCTGCCGGGCAATCTGCGATGGTAAGCGCCGACATGCCGGTCATCGGGAGGGTCGTGCAAGCGAGCCGCAGCGAGCCCTACCTGGCGATTGCGGTCGAGCTGGACATGGCGATCCTGCGTGAACTCACCGCCCACCTCGGTAGCCCCCGCCCGCAGCGCTCATCCGAGATGCCCACGCTGTTCGCCGTAGACACCGAAGCCGCGCTGCTCGACTGTGCATCACGACTGATGCAACTGTTGGACCGCCCCGAAGCGGCGCCGCTGCTGAGCCCGGGCATCATGCGGGAGCTGCACTACTGGCTGCTGTCGGGACCTCACAGCACCGTCTTGCGCACACTGGCGGATCCGGACAGCCACGCCGGCCGCCTTGCCGCCGCCATTGCGATCCTCAGGGCCGAGTACCGCTCGCGCATGTCCGTGGGACGACTGGCGGCGGAAGCCGGCATGAGCCTCACCTCGTTTCACAAGCACTTCAAGCACATGACCACGCTGACACCAGGGCAGTACCACAAGCGGCTGCGCCTGGTCGAAGCACGCCGGCTGATGCTCGACGAAGGTTTCTCGGCCAGCAATGCCGCCTTCGAGGTGGGCTACGAAAGCGTATCGCAGTTCACGCGGGAATACGGCCGCCTGTTCCAGGCACCGCCGAAGCGCGACGCGCTGCGCCTGCGGGGCAAGACGTCGATCCTCATCGAAGAGGATGCGAAGGCCAGACATCCAATGTCGCGTCCTTCGCGTGCGAGCGGGGCCAACCAGGCGTAG
- a CDS encoding MBL fold metallo-hydrolase encodes MSSLPISPALATAIANMTSSNNDQDGMANMSGITLNRRKIILTAASAVAGLILPPGGMALAQAASTASPATQGGASGNVGYYRFRVGDIAATVLSDGLIGGPPQIYASTAPEAELEEVLRQAFLPTDHLALNLNTLLIETNGRRILLEAGAGQTMGPQGGRLFDNLAAIGLRPEDIDVVVVSHTHPDHVGNLRTADGGRAFPRATVFAPRADWDFFIRSDPDLSYMPVPEDFRRHFATAIRQSLEPVMGEVELYEAGTEIVPGLTTLPALGHTPGMANFLVHSGNDQLLLTADLAYHPIVNIDHAWLPGPDRDKETALASRRRIFDMAAADRLPVLGFHFPFPGLGYMLKTDSGYAWVPANWQF; translated from the coding sequence ATGTCATCACTACCGATATCACCGGCCTTGGCCACCGCTATAGCCAACATGACTTCTTCAAACAACGATCAGGACGGGATGGCAAACATGAGCGGAATCACATTGAATCGCAGGAAGATCATTCTGACAGCGGCGTCGGCAGTGGCGGGGCTAATCTTGCCGCCCGGCGGCATGGCCCTTGCGCAGGCCGCTTCCACCGCTTCGCCCGCGACACAGGGCGGCGCAAGCGGGAATGTCGGCTACTACCGCTTTCGCGTCGGCGACATCGCCGCCACCGTGTTGAGCGACGGGCTGATCGGCGGCCCGCCGCAGATTTATGCCAGCACCGCGCCGGAGGCCGAGCTGGAGGAGGTTCTGAGGCAAGCCTTCCTGCCGACCGACCACCTGGCGCTGAATCTCAACACTCTTCTTATCGAAACGAATGGCCGGAGAATCCTGCTCGAAGCCGGCGCCGGGCAGACCATGGGGCCACAGGGCGGACGCCTCTTCGACAACCTTGCCGCCATTGGCTTACGCCCCGAGGACATCGACGTCGTCGTGGTCTCGCACACGCACCCGGACCATGTCGGCAACCTTCGAACGGCCGACGGTGGCCGGGCTTTTCCGCGGGCGACCGTCTTTGCGCCGCGTGCCGACTGGGACTTCTTCATTCGTAGCGACCCGGATCTCTCCTACATGCCGGTGCCGGAGGACTTCCGTCGCCATTTCGCCACGGCCATCCGGCAAAGCCTCGAGCCAGTCATGGGCGAGGTCGAACTGTACGAAGCCGGCACGGAGATCGTCCCCGGCCTAACCACGCTTCCGGCACTGGGCCACACTCCCGGCATGGCCAACTTCCTGGTCCACTCCGGGAACGATCAGCTACTGCTGACGGCCGATCTTGCCTATCACCCCATCGTCAATATCGATCACGCCTGGCTGCCCGGGCCCGATCGCGACAAGGAGACGGCGCTCGCCTCCCGCCGCCGCATCTTCGATATGGCGGCGGCAGACCGACTCCCCGTGCTCGGCTTTCATTTTCCCTTCCCAGGCCTTGGCTACATGCTCAAGACGGACAGCGGCTATGCTTGGGTTCCGGCCAACTGGCAGTTCTGA
- a CDS encoding SDR family oxidoreductase: MKTSGNTILITGGGSGIGRELARRFNELGNVVIVAGRRLETLEETVAGRGDMLAMVVDVEDPDDLAAFAERVVAEHPRLNVLINNAGIMRREDLTRTRDLRDAEQTVVINLLGPIRLTDALTDHLTSQPDAAIVNVSSGLAFVPLSGTPTYNATKAAIHSYTVSLREQLRGKVEVIELAPPAVQTELTPGQSAREGYMPLDDFIDETMALFGEQPTPREILVERVNFLRWAERDGHFDQAVEMLNAH, encoded by the coding sequence GTGAAAACCTCAGGAAACACCATTCTCATCACCGGGGGTGGCTCCGGGATTGGCCGGGAGCTTGCCCGGCGCTTCAACGAATTGGGTAACGTCGTCATCGTCGCCGGGCGGCGCCTCGAGACGCTGGAGGAAACCGTTGCCGGCCGTGGCGACATGCTCGCCATGGTGGTCGACGTCGAGGACCCGGATGACCTCGCGGCCTTTGCCGAGCGTGTCGTCGCCGAGCATCCGAGGCTCAATGTCCTGATCAACAATGCCGGCATCATGCGCCGCGAGGACCTGACCAGGACCCGCGATCTGCGCGATGCCGAGCAGACCGTCGTCATCAATCTGCTCGGGCCGATCCGGCTGACCGATGCGCTGACCGACCACCTGACAAGCCAACCGGACGCGGCGATCGTGAACGTTTCGTCCGGCCTCGCCTTCGTGCCGCTGAGCGGTACGCCGACCTACAACGCCACCAAGGCGGCGATCCACTCCTATACGGTCTCCCTGCGCGAACAGCTCAGGGGCAAGGTCGAGGTCATCGAACTCGCGCCTCCCGCGGTGCAGACAGAACTCACGCCTGGCCAGTCGGCCCGTGAAGGCTACATGCCCCTCGATGACTTCATCGACGAGACCATGGCGCTATTTGGCGAACAGCCGACACCCAGGGAAATCCTGGTGGAGCGGGTCAACTTCCTGCGCTGGGCGGAGCGCGATGGGCACTTCGATCAGGCGGTCGAGATGCTCAACGCGCACTGA
- a CDS encoding (2Fe-2S)-binding protein: protein MTAFTINGRAVEVAAEPDTPLLWVLREQLKLTGTKFGCGVAQCGACTVHVDGEPVRSCVFSLSGAEGRSVTTIEGLSEDGSHPVQQAWVELEVPQCGYCQSGQIMSAAALLARNPSPSDAEIDEAMRGNLCRCGTYVRIRAAIHRASEA, encoded by the coding sequence ATGACAGCATTCACGATCAACGGGCGCGCGGTAGAGGTTGCCGCCGAGCCGGATACGCCGCTGCTCTGGGTGCTCCGGGAGCAGCTGAAGCTCACCGGCACCAAGTTCGGTTGCGGCGTCGCGCAGTGCGGTGCGTGCACGGTCCATGTCGATGGTGAGCCGGTGCGCTCTTGTGTCTTTTCGCTATCCGGCGCCGAGGGCCGTTCCGTCACGACCATCGAGGGGCTGTCCGAGGATGGCTCGCATCCCGTCCAGCAGGCCTGGGTGGAATTGGAGGTGCCGCAGTGCGGCTACTGCCAGTCGGGGCAGATCATGAGCGCGGCCGCTCTGCTGGCGCGAAATCCTAGCCCCTCCGATGCGGAGATCGATGAGGCGATGCGCGGCAATCTGTGCCGCTGCGGCACCTACGTGCGCATCCGGGCGGCCATTCACCGTGCCTCCGAGGCCTGA
- a CDS encoding xanthine dehydrogenase family protein molybdopterin-binding subunit, giving the protein MKPQAFSLTRRSFLAGAVAAGAALVVPLRLPAWAGQGEAAGLSQAFIRIDTNGQVTFVLPTSEMGQGTHTGQAQILAEELGADWSSIVVEMPKQPAPDYRVPFVGQMRSVGSFGIRVWHDPLRHAAAQAREMLTQAAAERLGVAPGTLHAEDGFIVHAGSGRRIPFGELVEDAMALPVPEEPTLRPDDERTLTGRSIPRLDTLAKVTGRAVYAMDVEREGMLYGAARLAPVFSAEVESFDESSVTGMPGVVAVVRVPRGAVVVAESWWQARRAADALDITFTRTPADDLSTDEIEGLLREALDRPDVPVSTLRGEAEATLSTEGRVVEAEYSVPLLAHACMEPINCLAESTAERTELWLGTQGHDVVRMTLENALQLPAEQLFINTTYLGGGFGRKTHGEIAVQAVLASRAVEGRPVKVLWSRENDIQQGQYRQTMRCRFRAVLDDAGAITGMRIRVAGPQMGREYGIDPEQRAQATGNLANFDPFSLGGLSDMYYDIPNFVVEHAVVDLPIPLCPWRSIAHSFNGFFFESFMDECAAAAERDPLEFRRSHCEGQARMLAVLDRVSEMSRWNEPAAEGIARGLAVVESYGSFVAQVVEARANGEGIQVERVHAAIDCGRAINPDQVEAQIQGSVIDALGAALRQKVTLRDGQAEQSNFHDYPLLRIGEAPSVAVGIVEIGSPLGGVGEPGVPPLAPALANALFAATQRRIRHLPFSDHA; this is encoded by the coding sequence ATGAAACCACAAGCTTTCTCCCTTACCCGTCGCTCCTTCCTGGCCGGTGCCGTCGCGGCCGGTGCCGCTCTCGTCGTGCCCCTTAGGCTGCCGGCCTGGGCGGGGCAGGGCGAGGCGGCGGGCCTCTCGCAGGCCTTCATCCGTATCGACACCAACGGCCAGGTGACCTTCGTGCTGCCCACCAGCGAGATGGGCCAGGGCACCCATACGGGGCAGGCCCAGATACTCGCCGAGGAGCTGGGTGCCGACTGGTCGAGCATCGTCGTCGAGATGCCGAAGCAGCCGGCGCCCGATTACAGGGTCCCGTTCGTCGGCCAGATGCGCTCCGTAGGCTCGTTCGGCATTCGTGTCTGGCATGACCCGCTGCGCCACGCCGCCGCCCAGGCCCGGGAGATGCTGACGCAGGCGGCGGCCGAGCGCCTCGGGGTCGCGCCTGGAACCTTGCATGCCGAGGATGGCTTCATCGTGCATGCCGGCAGTGGTCGGAGGATACCCTTCGGCGAGCTGGTTGAGGACGCCATGGCACTGCCGGTGCCGGAGGAGCCGACCCTGCGCCCCGACGACGAGCGAACGCTGACCGGGCGTTCGATTCCACGTCTCGATACGCTGGCAAAGGTGACGGGAAGGGCCGTGTACGCGATGGACGTCGAGCGCGAAGGCATGCTGTATGGCGCCGCCCGGCTGGCCCCGGTCTTTTCCGCCGAGGTCGAGTCGTTCGACGAGAGCAGTGTCACCGGCATGCCGGGCGTGGTCGCCGTGGTGCGCGTGCCGCGCGGCGCGGTGGTGGTGGCGGAGTCGTGGTGGCAGGCCAGGCGGGCCGCCGACGCGCTCGACATCACTTTCACCCGGACACCGGCAGACGACCTTTCCACGGACGAGATAGAGGGGCTGCTCCGCGAGGCGCTGGATCGTCCCGACGTTCCTGTTTCCACTCTGCGTGGCGAGGCGGAGGCAACGCTGTCGACCGAAGGCCGGGTGGTCGAGGCCGAATATTCGGTGCCGCTGCTCGCCCATGCGTGCATGGAGCCGATCAACTGCCTGGCCGAATCCACCGCGGAGCGGACGGAGCTGTGGCTAGGTACCCAGGGCCACGACGTCGTTCGCATGACGCTCGAGAACGCGCTGCAGCTGCCGGCCGAGCAGCTTTTCATCAACACGACCTATCTGGGCGGCGGCTTCGGCCGCAAGACCCACGGCGAGATCGCCGTGCAGGCCGTGCTCGCCAGCCGCGCCGTCGAGGGCCGGCCGGTCAAGGTGCTGTGGTCGCGGGAGAACGACATTCAGCAGGGCCAGTACCGCCAGACGATGCGGTGCCGTTTCCGGGCGGTCCTGGACGACGCCGGCGCCATCACCGGCATGCGTATCCGCGTCGCCGGGCCGCAAATGGGACGGGAATACGGTATCGACCCGGAGCAGCGGGCGCAGGCAACGGGCAACCTGGCGAACTTCGATCCCTTCTCGCTCGGTGGGCTGTCGGACATGTACTACGACATTCCGAACTTCGTCGTGGAGCACGCCGTGGTCGACCTGCCGATCCCGCTTTGTCCCTGGCGCTCGATTGCCCACTCCTTCAACGGCTTTTTCTTCGAGAGCTTCATGGACGAATGCGCGGCGGCAGCGGAGCGCGACCCGCTGGAGTTTCGCCGCAGCCACTGTGAAGGGCAGGCAAGGATGCTCGCCGTTCTCGACCGGGTGTCCGAGATGTCGCGATGGAACGAGCCGGCGGCGGAGGGCATCGCGCGCGGCCTGGCGGTGGTCGAGAGCTACGGCTCCTTCGTCGCGCAGGTGGTCGAGGCACGGGCCAACGGCGAGGGAATCCAGGTCGAACGGGTCCATGCGGCCATCGACTGCGGGCGCGCCATCAATCCGGACCAGGTGGAGGCGCAGATACAGGGCTCCGTCATCGATGCGCTCGGTGCGGCGCTGAGGCAGAAGGTCACGCTCCGCGATGGCCAGGCGGAACAGTCGAACTTTCACGATTACCCGCTGCTGCGCATCGGCGAGGCGCCGTCGGTGGCGGTGGGCATCGTCGAGATCGGCTCTCCGCTGGGCGGTGTCGGTGAGCCGGGCGTTCCACCTCTTGCGCCGGCGCTGGCCAACGCGTTGTTTGCCGCCACGCAGCGGCGGATCCGCCACCTGCCGTTTTCCGATCATGCTTGA